In Microbacterium lushaniae, the following are encoded in one genomic region:
- a CDS encoding cell wall-binding repeat-containing protein, producing the protein MSHTRERRRATSRLAAFVLAGVLAGSLMGVAAPPAPAEAAEGSIFDGGMIISDAEFFDGAAMSAAQVQAFLNDKGGSCVPAAGGPACIKDYRADLPAMAADRYCKAVPAKARATAAEIIAAAGQACGVSPRVLLVMLQKEQSLVTRTKPTTTHYDKALGQSCPDTAPCDPRAAGFVNQMYLGARQQQIYVQNPSWYNYRPGRVNTIQWHPDKAACGTSQVYIHNQATANLYIYTPYRPNIAALAAGWGTGDDCSSYGNRNFYNYYAQWFRGATGAPAAQIPPCTVPPGTEVAPRGDRLVVTADSLNARGAPTTACGTGAVSLAKGTVVQASGTYGAWTRASINGAQMWVTTKYLATFTVVPGTPTISGNAASGQILTAATGTWTPKPTSFSYQWNRDGRAIAGATASTYRVTNDDATTRISVTVSAHFGAEKSQSTSASVSARGFASDRLDGQDRYETAVAVSRTSFPKGVGTVYLVVGTDFADALAAAPLAAAEDAALLLTRSGALPASTAAELKRLAPQNVVLVGGTGVLDAGMPDRLRTLLGSTLTVDRIGGADRYETARMIAAQFRSALTVYVATGRDFADALGAAAIAGHRGAPVILVKGETGRVDDQTLRTLTALGAKDVVIAGAEGAVSKGIADQLSSRGLAVQRYGGIDRFATNAALNSASFGEGTRSMVLATGRDFPDALTGAVLAAERGVPIFVNRGGCVTGETADFMLRNGGSAFTLVGGVGVMNASVGKFQRC; encoded by the coding sequence ATGTCTCACACCCGAGAGCGCCGTCGGGCGACGTCCAGGCTCGCGGCATTCGTGCTCGCAGGCGTCCTTGCGGGCTCCCTGATGGGTGTGGCGGCGCCACCGGCGCCTGCGGAAGCGGCCGAGGGATCGATCTTCGACGGCGGAATGATCATCAGCGACGCCGAGTTCTTCGACGGCGCGGCGATGTCTGCCGCACAGGTCCAGGCGTTCCTCAACGACAAGGGTGGGTCGTGCGTGCCGGCAGCGGGGGGACCCGCGTGCATCAAGGATTACCGGGCCGACCTGCCCGCGATGGCCGCCGACCGGTACTGCAAGGCCGTGCCTGCCAAAGCCCGGGCCACCGCAGCGGAGATCATCGCCGCGGCAGGGCAGGCGTGCGGGGTCAGCCCGCGGGTGCTCCTGGTCATGCTGCAGAAGGAGCAGAGCCTGGTGACCCGCACCAAGCCGACCACCACCCACTACGACAAGGCGCTCGGCCAGAGCTGCCCCGACACTGCTCCGTGCGACCCTCGCGCGGCCGGGTTCGTCAACCAGATGTACCTGGGTGCCCGGCAGCAGCAGATCTACGTGCAGAACCCGAGCTGGTACAACTACCGCCCCGGCCGCGTCAATACCATCCAGTGGCACCCCGACAAGGCCGCGTGCGGCACGTCCCAGGTGTACATCCACAACCAGGCGACGGCGAACCTCTACATCTACACGCCTTACCGACCGAACATCGCGGCGCTCGCCGCCGGCTGGGGGACCGGTGACGACTGCTCGTCGTACGGCAACCGGAACTTCTACAACTACTACGCGCAGTGGTTCCGCGGTGCCACCGGGGCGCCCGCCGCGCAGATCCCGCCGTGCACCGTCCCACCCGGGACGGAGGTCGCCCCGCGCGGCGATCGACTCGTCGTGACGGCGGACTCCCTCAATGCCCGCGGTGCGCCGACGACCGCGTGCGGCACCGGAGCGGTGAGCCTGGCGAAGGGCACCGTCGTGCAGGCCTCCGGCACTTACGGGGCGTGGACGAGGGCCAGCATCAACGGCGCGCAGATGTGGGTGACGACGAAGTATCTCGCCACCTTCACCGTGGTGCCCGGCACGCCGACGATCAGTGGGAACGCCGCATCCGGCCAGATCCTGACGGCCGCGACCGGCACGTGGACTCCCAAGCCGACGTCGTTCTCCTACCAATGGAACCGCGACGGCCGGGCCATCGCGGGAGCCACCGCATCGACGTACCGCGTCACGAACGACGATGCCACCACGCGCATCTCCGTCACGGTCTCCGCGCACTTCGGCGCAGAGAAGTCCCAGAGCACCTCGGCGAGCGTGTCGGCTCGGGGATTCGCGTCCGACCGGTTGGACGGCCAAGACCGTTACGAGACCGCTGTCGCGGTATCCCGGACCTCGTTCCCGAAGGGCGTCGGCACGGTGTACCTGGTCGTCGGGACGGACTTCGCGGACGCGCTCGCGGCAGCCCCGCTCGCCGCTGCGGAGGACGCCGCCCTGCTCCTCACCCGCTCGGGTGCCCTGCCCGCCTCGACTGCGGCGGAGCTGAAACGGCTCGCGCCGCAGAATGTCGTGCTCGTCGGCGGCACGGGGGTCCTTGACGCGGGGATGCCGGACCGGTTACGCACGCTTCTTGGTTCCACGCTGACCGTTGACCGGATCGGGGGCGCCGACCGATACGAGACCGCCCGCATGATCGCGGCGCAATTTCGATCAGCGCTCACTGTCTACGTCGCGACGGGTAGAGACTTCGCGGACGCACTCGGTGCGGCCGCGATCGCCGGCCACCGCGGCGCTCCGGTCATCCTCGTCAAGGGCGAGACCGGCCGGGTCGACGACCAGACGCTGCGGACCCTCACCGCTCTGGGGGCGAAGGATGTCGTCATCGCCGGCGCGGAAGGCGCTGTTTCGAAGGGCATCGCCGACCAGTTGAGCTCTCGGGGGCTCGCAGTCCAGCGGTACGGCGGCATCGACCGCTTTGCCACGAACGCGGCACTCAACAGCGCGTCCTTCGGCGAAGGCACCCGGTCGATGGTTCTGGCGACAGGGCGAGACTTTCCCGATGCCCTGACCGGGGCAGTGCTGGCCGCGGAGCGCGGCGTTCCCATCTTCGTCAACAGGGGCGGGTGCGTGACGGGCGAGACTGCCGACTTCATGCTGCGCAATGGCGGATCGGCCTTCACCCTCGTGGGCGGTGTGGGCGTCATGAACGCCTCAGTGGGCAAGTTCCAGCGATGCTGA
- a CDS encoding ABC transporter permease, with amino-acid sequence MSNTPDPFAAVPRAEFDVPGRSRGLLDVFRWHYLLRLLIRTGVTTRYRNSVLGWTWSYVRPAAQFLVFWAVMGLFLDLNRGIPNYAVYLFSGIVVINLFSEAFKNATTSIVGNAPLVRKVFLPRQLFAVSAVVVAFVHFLPQVALLLVVCLFMGWIVQVSILQVLAIFAAVILILLFALGLGLFFGAVNVRFRDAENIVELLLLLATWASPVLYHWTMVAQAARTVGLDWLTELYLLNPITQAVELFHYAFWYPVTDTSRSTSPVVADMPLAPDLGINTLWAFLIGLVVFFVGQLVFRRLEGRFAQDL; translated from the coding sequence GTGAGCAACACACCCGACCCCTTCGCCGCCGTGCCGCGCGCCGAGTTCGACGTCCCCGGGCGCAGCCGCGGTCTCCTGGATGTCTTCCGCTGGCACTACCTGTTGCGGCTCCTGATCCGGACCGGCGTGACGACCCGGTATCGCAACTCGGTGCTGGGCTGGACATGGTCGTACGTGCGCCCGGCGGCGCAGTTCCTGGTGTTCTGGGCCGTCATGGGGCTGTTCCTGGACCTCAACCGCGGGATCCCCAACTACGCGGTCTACCTCTTCAGCGGCATCGTCGTCATCAACCTCTTCAGCGAGGCATTCAAGAACGCGACCACTTCGATCGTCGGCAACGCTCCGCTCGTGCGCAAGGTCTTCCTGCCCCGCCAGCTCTTCGCCGTGTCGGCCGTCGTCGTGGCTTTCGTTCACTTCCTCCCCCAGGTGGCCCTGCTCCTGGTCGTGTGCCTTTTCATGGGCTGGATCGTCCAGGTGTCGATCCTGCAGGTCCTCGCGATCTTCGCCGCCGTCATCCTGATCCTGCTGTTCGCGCTGGGTCTCGGCCTGTTCTTCGGCGCCGTGAACGTGCGGTTCCGCGATGCCGAGAACATCGTGGAGCTCCTGCTCCTGCTGGCGACGTGGGCCTCACCGGTCCTGTATCACTGGACGATGGTGGCGCAGGCAGCCCGCACGGTGGGATTGGACTGGCTCACCGAGCTGTACCTGCTGAACCCCATCACGCAGGCGGTCGAGCTCTTCCACTACGCCTTCTGGTACCCCGTCACTGACACCTCCCGGTCGACCTCGCCGGTTGTCGCAGACATGCCACTGGCGCCCGATCTGGGCATCAACACGCTGTGGGCTTTCCTCATCGGTCTTGTCGTGTTCTTCGTCGGCCAGCTGGTCTTCCGCCGCCTCGAGGGAAGGTTCGCGCAGGATCTATGA
- a CDS encoding ABC transporter ATP-binding protein — protein MSTTTSLKPSIVVQRAHKTFLLHHAHSLKDTVVATLRGRKTTSVFHALNGVDLVINEGESVAILGLNGSGKSTLLKLISGVMQPDGGEVLTRGRVAGLIEVGAGFHPELSGRENVFLNAAILGMSRKEIAARYDEIVAFSEIEPFIDQEVKHYSSGMFMRLAFSVAIHVELDVLLVDEILSVGDAPFREKCRLKFQELIAQQKTLVVVSHDMEMVRELCSRGIVMNKGEVVYDGPVEGAISLVES, from the coding sequence ATGAGCACTACGACCTCTCTCAAGCCCAGCATCGTCGTGCAGCGGGCTCACAAGACCTTCCTTCTGCATCACGCCCACTCGCTCAAGGACACCGTGGTCGCGACGTTGCGCGGCCGCAAGACCACGAGTGTGTTCCACGCGCTCAACGGCGTCGATCTCGTCATCAACGAGGGTGAGTCGGTGGCGATCCTGGGGCTGAACGGCTCCGGCAAGTCGACTCTGCTCAAGCTGATCTCCGGCGTCATGCAGCCCGACGGCGGGGAGGTTCTCACGCGGGGCCGAGTCGCGGGCCTGATCGAGGTGGGAGCGGGGTTCCACCCCGAGCTCTCCGGTCGGGAGAACGTCTTCCTGAACGCCGCGATCCTCGGAATGAGCCGCAAGGAGATCGCCGCACGCTACGACGAGATCGTCGCCTTCAGCGAGATCGAGCCGTTCATCGACCAGGAGGTCAAGCACTACTCCTCCGGCATGTTCATGCGTCTGGCGTTCTCCGTCGCGATCCACGTCGAGCTCGATGTGCTGCTCGTGGATGAGATCCTGTCGGTCGGCGACGCGCCGTTCCGCGAGAAGTGCCGGTTGAAGTTCCAAGAGCTCATCGCGCAGCAGAAGACGCTCGTCGTCGTCAGCCACGACATGGAGATGGTGCGCGAGCTGTGCAGCCGCGGCATCGTCATGAACAAGGGGGAGGTCGTCTACGACGGCCCCGTGGAGGGTGCCATCTCCCTGGTCGAGTCGTGA
- a CDS encoding DUF6541 family protein, which produces MDDWIAAVPVFLVAAAVVFVPGAAVLLLLGLRGLRLWGLAPVVGTVIVGGLAVAVELLGLPWTPLVFLAGCVVLVAAAAVAGRTLNLRPSPARLVARPRTALVVAGIAAGGTLVVRLLLYIQSPDGISQTNDAVFHLNAIRFILETQSASSLHVSGVIGGRGFYPGGWHGITSLVVMMTGASIPVAANAVAMVIAGLIWPAGIALLARAATGDDAVAAAAGLLAGALHAFPMLMFQWGVLYPNALSTALLPAAVSAVITVPAWVRGRGGWPRGWRAGVAAALLVLLCIGAIGVAQPAGLLAFGLLSLTWATFTTLGRRRGILSLLAVAAMWIALAAVWYLLSTSTSGAHWGPFRGNAEVLADLALNTHLRLPPAVLVSALMVVGLVTACRKPRLRWLVAAWLAVAALYVAVASIDHVGVRSLLLGAWYADPYRIVALVPLVVIPLAAIGAATVAGWTTHFLSDRRRAEWLTYGVLAALLVVGIAVRPVQQMPEVVESTFDIESRYAEDETSYLDPSERELLEELPRYVAEDARVLVNPSTGGAFGYMLSGLDVYPRTWSPPRHEAWNILAASLRDAADDAAVCDALAQYGDPDYVLDFGPGEQAPGRYLMPGMTGFDTRDGFELVAGSERASLWRITACAR; this is translated from the coding sequence ATGGACGACTGGATCGCGGCTGTCCCGGTTTTCCTGGTCGCCGCGGCGGTCGTCTTCGTCCCCGGCGCCGCGGTGCTGCTGCTGCTGGGGCTGCGCGGACTGCGCCTGTGGGGACTTGCTCCGGTCGTCGGAACGGTCATCGTCGGAGGGCTCGCGGTCGCAGTCGAGCTTCTCGGTCTCCCGTGGACGCCGCTGGTGTTCCTCGCCGGATGCGTGGTGCTGGTCGCCGCGGCGGCGGTGGCCGGGCGGACGCTGAACCTCAGGCCGTCACCCGCGCGGCTCGTCGCTCGGCCACGAACCGCGCTCGTCGTCGCCGGCATCGCGGCGGGCGGGACGCTCGTCGTCAGACTCCTCCTGTACATCCAGTCTCCCGACGGGATCTCACAGACCAACGATGCGGTCTTCCACCTCAACGCGATCCGCTTCATCCTGGAGACGCAGTCCGCGTCATCCCTGCACGTCAGCGGGGTGATCGGGGGCCGGGGGTTCTATCCGGGGGGATGGCACGGCATCACCTCGCTGGTCGTGATGATGACGGGGGCGAGCATCCCTGTGGCCGCCAACGCCGTGGCGATGGTCATCGCCGGGCTCATCTGGCCCGCCGGCATCGCCCTGCTCGCGCGTGCCGCCACCGGTGACGATGCCGTCGCTGCGGCTGCCGGCCTGCTCGCCGGCGCTCTGCACGCGTTCCCGATGCTCATGTTCCAGTGGGGGGTGCTGTACCCGAACGCGCTGTCGACCGCTCTGCTGCCCGCCGCGGTGTCGGCCGTCATCACAGTGCCGGCATGGGTGCGGGGGAGGGGAGGATGGCCGCGCGGCTGGCGGGCCGGGGTTGCTGCGGCGCTGCTGGTCCTCCTGTGCATCGGGGCGATCGGCGTCGCACAACCTGCCGGGTTGCTGGCGTTCGGGCTCCTGTCCCTGACCTGGGCGACCTTCACCACGCTGGGCAGGCGGCGCGGCATCCTGTCTCTGCTCGCCGTCGCGGCGATGTGGATCGCTCTCGCTGCGGTGTGGTACCTCCTCTCCACGTCCACGAGCGGAGCCCACTGGGGCCCCTTCCGCGGAAACGCCGAGGTTCTGGCCGACCTCGCGTTGAACACCCACCTGCGGCTGCCCCCAGCCGTACTCGTGAGCGCGCTGATGGTGGTGGGTCTCGTCACCGCATGCCGGAAGCCGCGCCTGCGCTGGCTCGTCGCCGCGTGGCTGGCCGTCGCCGCGCTGTACGTCGCCGTCGCGTCGATCGATCACGTCGGCGTGCGGTCCCTGCTGCTCGGCGCCTGGTACGCGGACCCGTACCGCATCGTCGCGCTCGTACCCCTCGTGGTGATCCCCCTGGCCGCGATAGGGGCGGCGACGGTCGCAGGGTGGACGACCCACTTCCTCTCCGACCGGCGACGGGCCGAATGGCTGACCTATGGAGTGCTCGCGGCGTTGCTGGTGGTCGGCATCGCCGTCCGGCCGGTGCAGCAGATGCCTGAGGTCGTGGAGAGCACCTTCGACATCGAGTCGCGCTACGCCGAGGACGAGACCTCCTATCTCGACCCCTCTGAGCGCGAGCTCCTCGAGGAGCTGCCCCGGTATGTGGCGGAGGATGCGCGGGTTCTGGTGAACCCGTCCACCGGCGGCGCGTTCGGTTACATGCTCAGCGGTCTCGACGTGTATCCCCGCACGTGGTCCCCACCGCGGCACGAGGCATGGAACATCCTCGCCGCGAGCCTGCGGGATGCCGCGGACGACGCGGCGGTGTGCGATGCCCTCGCACAATACGGCGACCCCGACTACGTCCTCGATTTCGGCCCTGGCGAGCAGGCACCGGGACGCTACCTCATGCCCGGCATGACCGGGTTCGACACCCGGGACGGCTTCGAACTGGTTGCGGGGAGCGAGCGCGCGTCGCTGTGGAGGATCACGGCATGCGCCCGCTGA
- a CDS encoding glycosyltransferase family 4 protein, with the protein MTRVIIVSRLFPPEVSAGAFRLGALAGSLARRGFVVNVLSTRPPAAAPAVEDPTDVRVRRWPVLRDRGGNVRGYLQYLSFDLPLVVRLLLRRFDVVVAESPPTTGFVATVVALLKRRPVVYYAADVWTDGVISMGAPRAVISVIRGLEQLVLRRARGILSVSEEVSDRLVMLGADRSRVATIGNGIDTSVFTPEVAPASPEQRYFVYTGTMSEWQQPDVFIRAFASIVDGHPDLRLKFFGQGAVEARLRDLAAALVPGRVDFGGVISPRESAAWIRGAVAALVSIVPGIGYDFARPTKTYAAAATGTPVLFAGPVEGGDLITSAGLGTAVGFAVEDVAEGMRQLLEEQSSGETEHRRAQRAEWARENLSLSAVADRASDVVSEIARRAPATGARNTDTHNNPSEESE; encoded by the coding sequence ATGACGCGTGTGATCATCGTCAGCCGGTTGTTCCCGCCGGAGGTCAGCGCGGGAGCCTTCCGACTGGGTGCGCTGGCTGGATCGCTCGCGCGGCGAGGGTTCGTCGTGAACGTGCTGAGCACGCGCCCCCCGGCGGCCGCACCGGCCGTCGAAGACCCCACCGACGTGCGTGTGCGACGGTGGCCGGTGCTGCGCGATCGCGGCGGCAACGTGCGCGGATACCTCCAGTATCTGAGCTTCGACCTGCCGCTCGTCGTACGCCTGCTCCTGCGCCGCTTCGACGTCGTCGTGGCCGAGTCGCCCCCGACGACCGGCTTCGTAGCCACGGTCGTCGCGCTGCTCAAGCGCCGCCCGGTGGTGTATTACGCAGCCGACGTCTGGACCGACGGCGTCATCTCGATGGGCGCGCCCCGGGCGGTGATCTCCGTCATCCGCGGCCTCGAGCAGCTCGTCCTCCGCCGGGCTCGCGGCATCCTGTCCGTCAGCGAGGAGGTGTCCGACCGGCTCGTGATGCTCGGCGCCGACCGCTCGCGCGTGGCGACGATCGGCAACGGGATCGACACGTCGGTGTTCACCCCCGAGGTCGCACCGGCCTCGCCCGAGCAGAGGTACTTCGTCTACACCGGGACGATGTCGGAATGGCAGCAACCCGACGTCTTCATCCGAGCCTTCGCATCGATCGTCGACGGTCATCCCGACCTCCGGCTCAAGTTCTTCGGTCAGGGCGCCGTCGAGGCCCGGCTGCGCGACCTCGCTGCGGCGCTCGTCCCCGGACGGGTCGATTTCGGTGGGGTCATCAGCCCCCGCGAGTCGGCGGCCTGGATCAGGGGCGCGGTCGCTGCGCTCGTAAGCATCGTGCCCGGCATCGGATACGACTTCGCCCGGCCCACGAAGACCTACGCGGCGGCGGCCACGGGAACGCCAGTGCTCTTCGCCGGACCCGTCGAGGGCGGGGATCTCATCACGAGCGCCGGACTCGGCACGGCGGTGGGCTTCGCGGTGGAGGACGTCGCCGAAGGCATGCGGCAGCTGCTCGAGGAGCAATCCAGCGGTGAGACGGAACACCGCCGCGCGCAGCGTGCCGAGTGGGCTCGGGAGAACCTCTCGTTGAGCGCCGTTGCCGATCGTGCATCCGATGTCGTGTCGGAGATCGCGCGCCGGGCGCCGGCCACGGGCGCCCGGAACACCGACACACACAACAACCCGTCAGAGGAGTCCGAGTGA
- a CDS encoding DegT/DnrJ/EryC1/StrS family aminotransferase, which produces MSEFIPPAKPIIGDEERHAVDRVLRSGMVAQGPEVAAFEQEFADHFVGGRTTVAVNSGTSGLHLGLLAAGVGPGDEVIVPSFTFAATGNSVALAGAVPVFVDIEPDTFTLDPAAVEKAITDKTKGILAVHLYGHPARMRELGKIARQHGIALYEDAAQAHGAALDGSPVGTFGDFAMFSLYPTKNMTSGEGGMVTAGSPEIARMVRLLRNQGMERQYENEVVGFNARMTDIHAAIGRVQLTKVDAWTTTRQRNAAFLDAHLEGVVVPPVADGAVHVYHQYTIRVADDRDGFVQALKDEHNVGAGVYYPIPNHCLPSLAPYAPGLDLPETERAAREVASLPVHPSLSAADLDRIVAAVNAVVGAGA; this is translated from the coding sequence GTGAGCGAGTTCATCCCGCCGGCCAAACCCATCATCGGCGACGAAGAGCGCCACGCGGTCGATCGAGTGCTGCGCAGCGGCATGGTCGCACAAGGGCCGGAGGTGGCGGCGTTCGAGCAGGAGTTCGCCGACCATTTCGTCGGTGGACGGACCACCGTCGCGGTGAACTCCGGTACGTCCGGCCTGCACCTGGGCCTGCTGGCTGCGGGAGTCGGACCCGGCGACGAGGTCATCGTGCCCTCGTTCACCTTCGCAGCGACCGGCAATTCTGTCGCGCTCGCCGGTGCGGTGCCTGTTTTCGTCGACATCGAGCCGGACACGTTCACTCTCGATCCCGCCGCTGTCGAGAAGGCGATCACCGATAAGACCAAGGGGATCCTGGCGGTCCACCTGTACGGGCATCCCGCGCGCATGCGGGAACTGGGGAAGATCGCCCGTCAGCACGGCATCGCTCTGTACGAGGATGCGGCGCAGGCGCACGGTGCGGCGCTGGACGGCAGCCCCGTGGGGACGTTCGGCGACTTCGCGATGTTTTCGCTGTACCCGACGAAGAACATGACCAGCGGGGAGGGGGGCATGGTCACCGCGGGGTCGCCGGAGATCGCCCGCATGGTCAGGCTGCTGCGCAACCAGGGCATGGAGCGCCAGTACGAGAACGAGGTCGTGGGCTTCAATGCCCGCATGACCGACATCCACGCGGCCATCGGCCGTGTGCAGCTGACGAAGGTCGATGCCTGGACGACCACCCGCCAACGGAACGCAGCCTTCCTGGATGCACATCTGGAGGGTGTCGTCGTACCGCCCGTCGCCGACGGCGCCGTGCACGTGTACCACCAGTACACGATCCGCGTCGCCGATGACCGCGACGGTTTCGTGCAGGCGCTCAAGGACGAGCACAATGTGGGAGCCGGCGTCTACTACCCGATCCCGAACCACTGCCTGCCCTCGCTCGCGCCGTACGCCCCGGGCCTCGATCTGCCCGAGACGGAGAGGGCCGCGCGCGAGGTCGCGTCGTTGCCGGTGCATCCCTCGCTGTCCGCCGCGGATCTGGACCGGATCGTCGCGGCGGTCAACGCCGTCGTCGGGGCGGGCGCCTGA
- a CDS encoding Gfo/Idh/MocA family protein: MAALRAGLLGVGMMGRHHARVLREVDGVELVAIADPGGDPHGVAGGLGILPDIDALIGAGIDIAVVAVPTRFHEEAALKLAAAGVHTLVEKPIAHSLDAGQRMVDAFETAGLVGAVGHIERFNPALQELRRRLEADDLGEVYQIATRRQGPFPSRIADVGVAKDLASHDIDLTAWVAQSDYRLVFAQTAFQSGREHEDMIAITGRLECGAIVNHLVNWLSPMKERVTVVTGEKGAFVADTATGDLTFFANGTIPLEWESVSSFRGVSEGDVTRYAFAKREPLRVELEAFRDAVLGKDNDVVAMAQGQRALAVAEAAVDSARTGESIAL, encoded by the coding sequence ATGGCCGCCCTGCGCGCCGGCCTGCTCGGTGTCGGCATGATGGGCCGTCACCACGCCCGCGTGTTGCGCGAGGTGGATGGCGTCGAGCTGGTCGCGATCGCGGACCCGGGTGGTGACCCGCACGGGGTCGCCGGCGGCCTCGGCATTCTGCCCGACATCGACGCGCTGATCGGCGCGGGCATCGACATCGCGGTGGTCGCGGTTCCGACCCGCTTCCACGAAGAAGCGGCGCTGAAGCTCGCGGCAGCCGGTGTGCACACGCTGGTCGAGAAGCCCATCGCGCACTCCCTCGACGCCGGTCAGCGCATGGTCGACGCGTTCGAGACGGCGGGACTGGTCGGTGCCGTCGGTCATATCGAACGGTTCAACCCGGCATTGCAGGAGCTTCGGCGCCGGCTGGAGGCGGACGACCTCGGCGAGGTCTATCAGATCGCGACGCGGCGCCAGGGCCCCTTCCCGTCCCGCATCGCCGACGTCGGCGTCGCCAAGGACCTGGCCTCGCACGACATCGACCTGACCGCGTGGGTCGCGCAGAGCGACTACCGGCTGGTGTTCGCGCAGACCGCCTTCCAGAGCGGTCGTGAGCACGAGGACATGATCGCGATCACTGGCCGCCTGGAGTGCGGAGCAATCGTCAACCACCTCGTGAACTGGCTGAGCCCCATGAAGGAGCGCGTCACGGTGGTCACCGGGGAGAAGGGCGCGTTCGTCGCGGACACCGCCACCGGCGACCTGACGTTCTTCGCGAACGGCACGATCCCCCTGGAGTGGGAGTCGGTGTCCTCGTTCCGGGGGGTCTCGGAAGGCGATGTCACCCGATACGCGTTCGCCAAGCGCGAGCCCCTGCGAGTGGAGCTCGAGGCGTTCCGCGACGCGGTGCTGGGCAAGGACAACGATGTCGTCGCGATGGCTCAGGGGCAGCGGGCCCTTGCCGTCGCCGAGGCGGCAGTGGATTCCGCGAGGACCGGCGAGTCCATCGCCCTCTGA